Proteins encoded together in one Procambarus clarkii isolate CNS0578487 chromosome 11, FALCON_Pclarkii_2.0, whole genome shotgun sequence window:
- the LOC123758258 gene encoding uncharacterized protein isoform X1 has product MPLLPSSKIGTWVLVSCHGLLPGGGGLVEDRASGTLKPRNHLKITQDDLPQYASHKSCLQHGRSVSAFGRIRLGCFKGRLVPPGYIPAISNLSPLFHEHQIHTTVPAPDKKWKNKLPKPTLTKREPSLEVKKAAAKVAGWKESWDIKKNSVSVDTAISAADGIRGNVGSKLTSQSTSYASEDVATTKLSAGLKGATLTDVIRARPEILKPAAKEPSSSDSNSSSSDSSSSSSDSELSSSESAAKPAAEAAKPAAEAAKPAAEAAKPAAGTVKPAAEAAKPAAEAAKPAAGTVKPAAEATKPAASVANPAVEAVKPLAEAAKPVDKPDTTKPSAEAIKPPAGAVKPAAEAVKPAAEAAKPAAEATKPAAEATKPAAETAKPAAEAAKPAAGAAKPVAEAAKPSAEAVKPPAGAVKPPAGDVKPAAEAVKPPAGNVKPAAEAVKTPAEVVKPAAEVVKPAAETAKPVAEAAKPVAEAAKPAAEAAKPVASSAKPAAEAAKSAAEATKPAAEAAKSAAEATKPAAKSAAEATKPAAEAAKSAAEATKPASLSAEAAKPTSVAAEATKPAAVAAETAKPASLSAEATKPASVAADAPKPAAEAAKPAAVAVKPVAEAAKPAVGAAKPAVEAAKPAVEAAKPSVGAAELAAKAVEGASAKSSAEATKPVAKPVTTKPSTEAVKLGASAAKPAVEAAKPAASAAKPDASAAKPAAEAAKPDVSATKPAVEAAKPAKPAPSAAKPAAGAASAKPAAEAASAKPAAEAAAAKPAAAKPAPEAAAVKTVTDVATAKTSSEAVAAKPVGEITTETISKGATIKPIIGTVREQVVEASPKRVTEHVAGKPAVEAAVPAKGAASSILPAYTTKVEPIQDSSPESNVEAVQESAVGTKAAVRELAETAEKPIDTLVELNTKDSDINMEIASAPLEVGAVPSTAASGELTSTTISDEGVGLLGVGNVTAVIGAVVDVLFKGNLPPILNALEVQNRQPRLVLEVAQHLGGNTVRTIAMDGTEGLVRGQSVTDTGGPISIPVGPATLGRIINVIGEPIDERGPMGTTEHAAIHADAPKFEEMSVEQEILVTGIKVVDMLAPYSKGGKIGLFGGAGVGKTVLIMELINNVAKAHGGYSVFAGVGERTREGNDLYHEMIESGVISLTDETSKVALVYGQMNEPPGARARVALTGLTVAEYFRDKEGQDVLFFIDNIFRFTQAGSEVSALLGRIPSAVGYQPTLATDMGNMQERITTTKKGSITSVQAIYVPADDLTDPAPATTFAHLDATTVLSRGIAELGIYPAVDPLDSTSRIMDPNIIGIEHYNTARGVQKILQDYKSLQDIIAILGMDELSEEDKLTVSRARKVQKFMSQPFQVAEVFTGYEGKFVPLEKTIKSFKDILSGNYDHIPEAAFYMVGDIEDVTKKAQLLTQ; this is encoded by the exons CAACATGGGCGAAGTGTGTCAGCTTTTGGAAGAATCAGGCTGGGATGCTTTAAAGGAAGACTTGTCCCTCCTGGTTATATTCCCGCAATTTCTAATCTCTCCCCTTTGTTCCATGAACATCAAattcacaccactgtaccagcgcCTGATAAAAAATGGAAGAACAAACTTCCAAAACCAACCCTAACTAAACGAGAACCATCTCTGGAAGTAAAGAAGGCAGCCGCCAAAGTTGCTGGATGGAAGGAATCGTGGGATATCAAGAAGAACTCTGTCAGTGTAGACACGGCCATCTCCGCTGCCGATGGCATACGTGGCAATGTAGGTTCAAAACTGACAAGCCAATCGACATCATATGCTTCGGAGGATGTAGCAACTACAAAGCTTTCAGCAGGGCTTAAAGGCGCCACTTTAACAGATGTTATTCGTGCTCGGCCAGAAATACTAAAACCAGCAGCAAAGGAACCTTCTTCGTCTGATTCCAACTCTTCGTCATCTGATTCAAGCTCTTCGTCGTCTGATTCTGAATTATCTTCATCGGAATCAGCAGCCAAACCAGCTGCTGAAGCTGCCAAACCAGCTGCTGAAGCTGCCAAACCAGCTGCTGAAGCTGCCAAACCAGCTGCTGGAACTGTCAAACCAGCTGCTGAAGCTGCCAAACCAGCTGCTGAAGCTGCCAAACCAGCTGCTGGAACTGTCAAACCAGCTGCTGAAGCTACCAAACCAGCTGCTTCAGTAGCCAACCCAGCTGTTGAAGCTGTCAAACCACTTGCTGAAGCTGCGAAACCAGTTGATAAACCTGATACAACCAAGCCATCTGCTGAAGCTATCAAACCACCTGCAGGAGCTGTCAAACCAGCTGCTGAAGCTGTCAAACCAGCTGCTGAAGCTGCCAAACCAGCTGCGGAAGCTACCAAACCAGCTGCTGAAGCTACCAAACCAGCTGCTGAAACTGCCAAACCAGCTGCTGAAGCTGCCAAACCAGCTGCTGGAGCTGCCAAACCAGTTGCTGAAGCTGCCAAGCCATCTGCTGAAGCTGTCAAACCACCTGCAGGAGCTGTCAAACCACCTGCAGGAGATGTCAAACCAGCTGCTGAAGCTGTCAAACCACCTGCAGGAAATGTCAAACCAGCTGCTGAAGCTGTCAAAACACCTGCTGAAGTTGTCAAACCAGCTGCTGAAGTTGTCAAACCAGCTGCTGAAACTGCCAAACCAGTTGCTGAAGCTGCCAAACCAGTTGCCGAAGCTGCCAAACCAGCTGCTGAAGCTGCCAAACCAGTTGCTTCATCAGCCAAACCAGCTGCTGAAGCTGCCAAATCAGCTGCTGAAGCTACCAAACCAGCTGCTGAAGCTGCCAAATCAGCTGCTGAAGCTACCAAACCAGCTGCCAAATCAGCTGCTGAAGCTACCAAACCAGCTGCTGAAGCTGCCAAATCAGCTGCTGAAGCTACCAAACCAGCTTCTTTATCTGCTGAAGCTGCCAAACCAACTTCTGTAGCTGCCGAAGCTACCAAACCAGCTGCTGTAGCTGCTGAAACTGCCAAACCAGCTTCTTTATCTGCTGAAGCTACCAAGCCAGCTTCTGTAGCTGCTGACGCTCCCAAACCAGCTGCTGAAGCTGCCAAACCAGCTGCTGTAGCTGTTAAACCAGTTGCTGAAGCTGCCAAACCAGCTGTGGGAGCTGCCAAACCAGCTGTGGAAGCTGCCAAGCCAGCTGTGGAAGCTGCCAAACCATCTGTGGGAGCTGCCGAACTAGCTGCTAAAGCTGTTGAAGGAGCATCAGCTAAATCATCTGCTGAAGCTACCAAACCAGTTGCTAAACCTGTGACAACCAAACCATCCACTGAAGCTGTGAAACTTGGTGCTTCAGCAGCCAAACCAGCTGTTGAAGCTGCCAAACCAGCTGCTTCAGCAGCCAAACCAGATGCTTCAGCAGCCAAACCAGCTGCTGAAGCAGCCAAACCAGATGTTTCAGCAACCAAACCAGCTGTTGAAGCTGCCAAACCGGCTAAACCAGCTCCTTCAGCAGCCAAACCAGCTGCTGGAGCTGCATCAGCCAAGCCAGCTGCTGAAGCTGCATCAGCCAAGCCAGCTGCTGAAGCTGCAGCAGCCAAACCAGCTGCAGCCAAGCCAGCCCCTGAAGCTGCAGCAGTGAAGACAGTCACAGACGTTGCAACAGCCAAGACATCCTCTGAAGCTGTGGCAGCCAAGCCAGTTGGCGAAATTACAACAGAAACAATATCTAAAGGTGCAACAATAAAACCAATTattggaacagtgagggaacaggttGTTGAAGCTTCACCCAAAAGAGTTACTGAACATGTAGCAGGAAAACCAGCTGTTGAAGCTGCAGTACCAGCCAAAGGAGCCGCATCATCAATTCTGCCGGCATATACCACTAAAGTGGAGCCAATTCAAGATTCATCACCAGAATCCAATGTTGAAGCCGTACAAGAAAGTGCTGTTGGAACTAAAGCGGCAGTAAGAGAATTAGCTGAAACGGCAGAAAAACCCATTGACACATTAGTAGAACTAAATACCAAAGATTCTGATATAAATATGGAAATTGCTAGTGCCCCTCTTGAGGTAGGAGCTGTTCCATCTACTGCAGCTTCTGGTGAATTGACATCGACAACAATCAGTGACGAAG GGGTTGGATTACTGGGAGTAGGAAATGTCACGGCAGTGATTGGAGCCGTAGTAGATGTTCTGTTCAAGGGAAACCTTCCTCCAATTCTCAATGCTCTTGAAGTACAGAATAGACAACCTCGCCTTGTCTTGGAAGTAGCTCAACATCTTG GAGGAAACACAGTGCGTACTATTGCTATGGATGGAACAGAAGGTCTTGTCCGTGGACAATCTGTCACCGATACAGGAGGACCAATTTCCATCCCAGTTGGCCCAGCAACCTTGGGCAGGATCATTAATGTCATTG GAGAACCAATTGATGAGCGAGGTCCTATGGGCACAACAGAACACGCTGCCATCCATGCTGATGCGCCCAAGTTCGAGGAAATGAGCGTAGAGCAGGAAATTTTggtgacaggaataaaggttgttGACATGTTGGCTCCATACTCAAAAGGTGGAAAGATAG GATtgtttggtggtgctggtgtgggtaAGACTGTACTTATTATGGAACTTATCAATAACGTGGCCAAGGCTCATGGTGGCTACTCGGTGTTTGCTGGTGTTGGTGAAAGAACTCGAGAGGGCAATGATCTTTATCATGAAATGATCGAGTCTGGTGTAATTTCTCTCACAGATGAGACTTCCAAG GTAGCTCTGGTGTATGGGCAGATGAACGAACCACCAGGTGCTCGCGCTCGTGTGGCTCTCACAGGACTTACAGTTGCCGAGTATTTCAGAGACAAAGAAGGTCAAGATGTGCTCTTCTTTATTGATAATATCTTTAG ATTTACTCAAGCCGGGTCGGAAGTGTCTGCACTACTAGGACGCATACCTTCAGCTGTGGGTTACCAACCAACGCTAGCCACTGACATGGGCAACATGCAGGAACGAATTACTACCACAAAGAAGGGATCCATTACCTCAGTTCAG GCTATTTATGTGCCAGCTGACGACTTGACGGATCCTGCACCAGCAACCACATTTGCTCATCTTGACGCTACTACTGTACTCTCTCGAGGTATAGCAGAATTGGGGATCTATCCTGCTGTTGACCCTTTGGATTCTACTTCTAGAATTATGGACCCAAATATCATTGGCATCGAGCATTATAATACTGCTCGAGGTGTTCAAAAGATTCTTCAG GACTATAAATCACTACAAGATATTATTGCTATTTTGGGCATGGATGAGCTCTCTGAAGAAGATAAATTAACTGTATCAAGAGCGCGGAAAGTCCAGAAGTTTATGTCGCAGCCATTCCAGGTTGCAGAAGTTTTCACTGGCTATGAAGGAAAGTTTGTCCCTCTAGAAAAGACAATTAAG AGCTTCAAAGATATTTTGTCTGGAAATTATGACCACATTCCAGAAGCAGCTTTCTACATGGTTGGAGACATTGAAGACGTAACCAAAAAGGCGCAGCTACTCACCCAGTAA
- the LOC123758258 gene encoding uncharacterized protein isoform X3, whose amino-acid sequence MPLLPSSKIGTWVLVSCHGLLPGGGGLVEDRASGTLKPRNHLKITQDDLPQYASHKSCLQHGRSVSAFGRIRLGCFKGRLVPPGYIPAISNLSPLFHEHQIHTTVPAPDKKWKNKLPKPTLTKREPSLEVKKAAAKVAGWKESWDIKKNSVSVDTAISAADGIRGNVGSKLTSQSTSYASEDVATTKLSAGLKGATLTDVIRARPEILKPAAKEPSSSDSNSSSSDSSSSSSDSELSSSESAAKPAAEAAKPAAEAAKPAAEAAKPAAGTVKPAAEAAKPAAEAAKPAAGTVKPAAEATKPAASVANPAVEAVKPLAEAAKPVDKPDTTKPSAEAIKPPAGAVKPAAEAVKPAAEAAKPAAEATKPAAEATKPAAETAKPAAEAAKPAAGAAKPVAEAAKPSAEAVKPPAGAVKPPAGDVKPAAEAVKPPAGNVKPAAEAVKTPAEVVKPAAEVVKPAAETAKPVAEAAKPVAEAAKPAAEAAKPVASSAKPAAEAAKSAAEATKPAAEAAKSAAEATKPAAKSAAEATKPAAEAAKSAAEATKPASLSAEAAKPTSVAAEATKPAAVAAETAKPASLSAEATKPASVAADAPKPAAEAAKPAAVAVKPVAEAAKPAVGAAKPAVEAAKPAVEAAKPSVGAAELAAKAVEGASAKSSAEATKPVAKPVTTKPSTEAVKLGASAAKPAVEAAKPAASAAKPDASAAKPAAEAAKPDVSATKPAVEAAKPAKPAPSAAKPAAGAASAKPAAEAASAKPAAEAAAAKPAAAKPAPEAAAVKTVTDVATAKTSSEAVAAKPVGEITTETISKGATIKPIIGTVREQVVEASPKRVTEHVAGKPAVEAAVPAKGAASSILPAYTTKVEPIQDSSPESNVEAVQESAVGTKAAVRELAETAEKPIDTLVELNTKDSDINMEIASAPLEVGAVPSTAASGELTSTTISDEGVGLLGVGNVTAVIGAVVDVLFKGNLPPILNALEVQNRQPRLVLEVAQHLGGNTVRTIAMDGTEGLVRGQSVTDTGGPISIPVGPATLGRIINVIGEPIDERGPMGTTEHAAIHADAPKFEEMSVEQEILVTGIKVVDMLAPYSKGGKIGSSGVWADERTTRCSRSCGSHRTYSCRVFQRQRRSRCALLY is encoded by the exons CAACATGGGCGAAGTGTGTCAGCTTTTGGAAGAATCAGGCTGGGATGCTTTAAAGGAAGACTTGTCCCTCCTGGTTATATTCCCGCAATTTCTAATCTCTCCCCTTTGTTCCATGAACATCAAattcacaccactgtaccagcgcCTGATAAAAAATGGAAGAACAAACTTCCAAAACCAACCCTAACTAAACGAGAACCATCTCTGGAAGTAAAGAAGGCAGCCGCCAAAGTTGCTGGATGGAAGGAATCGTGGGATATCAAGAAGAACTCTGTCAGTGTAGACACGGCCATCTCCGCTGCCGATGGCATACGTGGCAATGTAGGTTCAAAACTGACAAGCCAATCGACATCATATGCTTCGGAGGATGTAGCAACTACAAAGCTTTCAGCAGGGCTTAAAGGCGCCACTTTAACAGATGTTATTCGTGCTCGGCCAGAAATACTAAAACCAGCAGCAAAGGAACCTTCTTCGTCTGATTCCAACTCTTCGTCATCTGATTCAAGCTCTTCGTCGTCTGATTCTGAATTATCTTCATCGGAATCAGCAGCCAAACCAGCTGCTGAAGCTGCCAAACCAGCTGCTGAAGCTGCCAAACCAGCTGCTGAAGCTGCCAAACCAGCTGCTGGAACTGTCAAACCAGCTGCTGAAGCTGCCAAACCAGCTGCTGAAGCTGCCAAACCAGCTGCTGGAACTGTCAAACCAGCTGCTGAAGCTACCAAACCAGCTGCTTCAGTAGCCAACCCAGCTGTTGAAGCTGTCAAACCACTTGCTGAAGCTGCGAAACCAGTTGATAAACCTGATACAACCAAGCCATCTGCTGAAGCTATCAAACCACCTGCAGGAGCTGTCAAACCAGCTGCTGAAGCTGTCAAACCAGCTGCTGAAGCTGCCAAACCAGCTGCGGAAGCTACCAAACCAGCTGCTGAAGCTACCAAACCAGCTGCTGAAACTGCCAAACCAGCTGCTGAAGCTGCCAAACCAGCTGCTGGAGCTGCCAAACCAGTTGCTGAAGCTGCCAAGCCATCTGCTGAAGCTGTCAAACCACCTGCAGGAGCTGTCAAACCACCTGCAGGAGATGTCAAACCAGCTGCTGAAGCTGTCAAACCACCTGCAGGAAATGTCAAACCAGCTGCTGAAGCTGTCAAAACACCTGCTGAAGTTGTCAAACCAGCTGCTGAAGTTGTCAAACCAGCTGCTGAAACTGCCAAACCAGTTGCTGAAGCTGCCAAACCAGTTGCCGAAGCTGCCAAACCAGCTGCTGAAGCTGCCAAACCAGTTGCTTCATCAGCCAAACCAGCTGCTGAAGCTGCCAAATCAGCTGCTGAAGCTACCAAACCAGCTGCTGAAGCTGCCAAATCAGCTGCTGAAGCTACCAAACCAGCTGCCAAATCAGCTGCTGAAGCTACCAAACCAGCTGCTGAAGCTGCCAAATCAGCTGCTGAAGCTACCAAACCAGCTTCTTTATCTGCTGAAGCTGCCAAACCAACTTCTGTAGCTGCCGAAGCTACCAAACCAGCTGCTGTAGCTGCTGAAACTGCCAAACCAGCTTCTTTATCTGCTGAAGCTACCAAGCCAGCTTCTGTAGCTGCTGACGCTCCCAAACCAGCTGCTGAAGCTGCCAAACCAGCTGCTGTAGCTGTTAAACCAGTTGCTGAAGCTGCCAAACCAGCTGTGGGAGCTGCCAAACCAGCTGTGGAAGCTGCCAAGCCAGCTGTGGAAGCTGCCAAACCATCTGTGGGAGCTGCCGAACTAGCTGCTAAAGCTGTTGAAGGAGCATCAGCTAAATCATCTGCTGAAGCTACCAAACCAGTTGCTAAACCTGTGACAACCAAACCATCCACTGAAGCTGTGAAACTTGGTGCTTCAGCAGCCAAACCAGCTGTTGAAGCTGCCAAACCAGCTGCTTCAGCAGCCAAACCAGATGCTTCAGCAGCCAAACCAGCTGCTGAAGCAGCCAAACCAGATGTTTCAGCAACCAAACCAGCTGTTGAAGCTGCCAAACCGGCTAAACCAGCTCCTTCAGCAGCCAAACCAGCTGCTGGAGCTGCATCAGCCAAGCCAGCTGCTGAAGCTGCATCAGCCAAGCCAGCTGCTGAAGCTGCAGCAGCCAAACCAGCTGCAGCCAAGCCAGCCCCTGAAGCTGCAGCAGTGAAGACAGTCACAGACGTTGCAACAGCCAAGACATCCTCTGAAGCTGTGGCAGCCAAGCCAGTTGGCGAAATTACAACAGAAACAATATCTAAAGGTGCAACAATAAAACCAATTattggaacagtgagggaacaggttGTTGAAGCTTCACCCAAAAGAGTTACTGAACATGTAGCAGGAAAACCAGCTGTTGAAGCTGCAGTACCAGCCAAAGGAGCCGCATCATCAATTCTGCCGGCATATACCACTAAAGTGGAGCCAATTCAAGATTCATCACCAGAATCCAATGTTGAAGCCGTACAAGAAAGTGCTGTTGGAACTAAAGCGGCAGTAAGAGAATTAGCTGAAACGGCAGAAAAACCCATTGACACATTAGTAGAACTAAATACCAAAGATTCTGATATAAATATGGAAATTGCTAGTGCCCCTCTTGAGGTAGGAGCTGTTCCATCTACTGCAGCTTCTGGTGAATTGACATCGACAACAATCAGTGACGAAG GGGTTGGATTACTGGGAGTAGGAAATGTCACGGCAGTGATTGGAGCCGTAGTAGATGTTCTGTTCAAGGGAAACCTTCCTCCAATTCTCAATGCTCTTGAAGTACAGAATAGACAACCTCGCCTTGTCTTGGAAGTAGCTCAACATCTTG GAGGAAACACAGTGCGTACTATTGCTATGGATGGAACAGAAGGTCTTGTCCGTGGACAATCTGTCACCGATACAGGAGGACCAATTTCCATCCCAGTTGGCCCAGCAACCTTGGGCAGGATCATTAATGTCATTG GAGAACCAATTGATGAGCGAGGTCCTATGGGCACAACAGAACACGCTGCCATCCATGCTGATGCGCCCAAGTTCGAGGAAATGAGCGTAGAGCAGGAAATTTTggtgacaggaataaaggttgttGACATGTTGGCTCCATACTCAAAAGGTGGAAAGATAG GTAGCTCTGGTGTATGGGCAGATGAACGAACCACCAGGTGCTCGCGCTCGTGTGGCTCTCACAGGACTTACAGTTGCCGAGTATTTCAGAGACAAAGAAGGTCAAGATGTGCTCTTCTTTATTGA
- the LOC123758258 gene encoding uncharacterized protein isoform X2 produces the protein MPLLPSSKIGTWVLVSCHGLLPGGGGLVEDRASGTLKPRNHLKITQDDLPQYASHKSCLQHGRSVSAFGRIRLGCFKGRLVPPGYIPAISNLSPLFHEHQIHTTVPAPDKKWKNKLPKPTLTKREPSLEVKKAAAKVAGWKESWDIKKNSVSVDTAISAADGIRGNVGSKLTSQSTSYASEDVATTKLSAGLKGATLTDVIRARPEILKPAAKEPSSSDSNSSSSDSSSSSSDSELSSSESAAKPAAEAAKPAAEAAKPAAEAAKPAAGTVKPAAEAAKPAAEAAKPAAGTVKPAAEATKPAASVANPAVEAVKPLAEAAKPVDKPDTTKPSAEAIKPPAGAVKPAAEAVKPAAEAAKPAAEATKPAAEATKPAAETAKPAAEAAKPAAGAAKPVAEAAKPSAEAVKPPAGAVKPPAGDVKPAAEAVKPPAGNVKPAAEAVKTPAEVVKPAAEVVKPAAETAKPVAEAAKPVAEAAKPAAEAAKPVASSAKPAAEAAKSAAEATKPAAEAAKSAAEATKPAAKSAAEATKPAAEAAKSAAEATKPASLSAEAAKPTSVAAEATKPAAVAAETAKPASLSAEATKPASVAADAPKPAAEAAKPAAVAVKPVAEAAKPAVGAAKPAVEAAKPAVEAAKPSVGAAELAAKAVEGASAKSSAEATKPVAKPVTTKPSTEAVKLGASAAKPAVEAAKPAASAAKPDASAAKPAAEAAKPDVSATKPAVEAAKPAKPAPSAAKPAAGAASAKPAAEAASAKPAAEAAAAKPAAAKPAPEAAAVKTVTDVATAKTSSEAVAAKPVGEITTETISKGATIKPIIGTVREQVVEASPKRVTEHVAGKPAVEAAVPAKGAASSILPAYTTKVEPIQDSSPESNVEAVQESAVGTKAAVRELAETAEKPIDTLVELNTKDSDINMEIASAPLEVGAVPSTAASGELTSTTISDEGVGLLGVGNVTAVIGAVVDVLFKGNLPPILNALEVQNRQPRLVLEVAQHLGGNTVRTIAMDGTEGLVRGQSVTDTGGPISIPVGPATLGRIINVIGEPIDERGPMGTTEHAAIHADAPKFEEMSVEQEILVTGIKVVDMLAPYSKGGKIVYDFQDCLVVLVWVRLYLLWNLSITWPRLMVATRCLLVLVKELERAMIFIMK, from the exons CAACATGGGCGAAGTGTGTCAGCTTTTGGAAGAATCAGGCTGGGATGCTTTAAAGGAAGACTTGTCCCTCCTGGTTATATTCCCGCAATTTCTAATCTCTCCCCTTTGTTCCATGAACATCAAattcacaccactgtaccagcgcCTGATAAAAAATGGAAGAACAAACTTCCAAAACCAACCCTAACTAAACGAGAACCATCTCTGGAAGTAAAGAAGGCAGCCGCCAAAGTTGCTGGATGGAAGGAATCGTGGGATATCAAGAAGAACTCTGTCAGTGTAGACACGGCCATCTCCGCTGCCGATGGCATACGTGGCAATGTAGGTTCAAAACTGACAAGCCAATCGACATCATATGCTTCGGAGGATGTAGCAACTACAAAGCTTTCAGCAGGGCTTAAAGGCGCCACTTTAACAGATGTTATTCGTGCTCGGCCAGAAATACTAAAACCAGCAGCAAAGGAACCTTCTTCGTCTGATTCCAACTCTTCGTCATCTGATTCAAGCTCTTCGTCGTCTGATTCTGAATTATCTTCATCGGAATCAGCAGCCAAACCAGCTGCTGAAGCTGCCAAACCAGCTGCTGAAGCTGCCAAACCAGCTGCTGAAGCTGCCAAACCAGCTGCTGGAACTGTCAAACCAGCTGCTGAAGCTGCCAAACCAGCTGCTGAAGCTGCCAAACCAGCTGCTGGAACTGTCAAACCAGCTGCTGAAGCTACCAAACCAGCTGCTTCAGTAGCCAACCCAGCTGTTGAAGCTGTCAAACCACTTGCTGAAGCTGCGAAACCAGTTGATAAACCTGATACAACCAAGCCATCTGCTGAAGCTATCAAACCACCTGCAGGAGCTGTCAAACCAGCTGCTGAAGCTGTCAAACCAGCTGCTGAAGCTGCCAAACCAGCTGCGGAAGCTACCAAACCAGCTGCTGAAGCTACCAAACCAGCTGCTGAAACTGCCAAACCAGCTGCTGAAGCTGCCAAACCAGCTGCTGGAGCTGCCAAACCAGTTGCTGAAGCTGCCAAGCCATCTGCTGAAGCTGTCAAACCACCTGCAGGAGCTGTCAAACCACCTGCAGGAGATGTCAAACCAGCTGCTGAAGCTGTCAAACCACCTGCAGGAAATGTCAAACCAGCTGCTGAAGCTGTCAAAACACCTGCTGAAGTTGTCAAACCAGCTGCTGAAGTTGTCAAACCAGCTGCTGAAACTGCCAAACCAGTTGCTGAAGCTGCCAAACCAGTTGCCGAAGCTGCCAAACCAGCTGCTGAAGCTGCCAAACCAGTTGCTTCATCAGCCAAACCAGCTGCTGAAGCTGCCAAATCAGCTGCTGAAGCTACCAAACCAGCTGCTGAAGCTGCCAAATCAGCTGCTGAAGCTACCAAACCAGCTGCCAAATCAGCTGCTGAAGCTACCAAACCAGCTGCTGAAGCTGCCAAATCAGCTGCTGAAGCTACCAAACCAGCTTCTTTATCTGCTGAAGCTGCCAAACCAACTTCTGTAGCTGCCGAAGCTACCAAACCAGCTGCTGTAGCTGCTGAAACTGCCAAACCAGCTTCTTTATCTGCTGAAGCTACCAAGCCAGCTTCTGTAGCTGCTGACGCTCCCAAACCAGCTGCTGAAGCTGCCAAACCAGCTGCTGTAGCTGTTAAACCAGTTGCTGAAGCTGCCAAACCAGCTGTGGGAGCTGCCAAACCAGCTGTGGAAGCTGCCAAGCCAGCTGTGGAAGCTGCCAAACCATCTGTGGGAGCTGCCGAACTAGCTGCTAAAGCTGTTGAAGGAGCATCAGCTAAATCATCTGCTGAAGCTACCAAACCAGTTGCTAAACCTGTGACAACCAAACCATCCACTGAAGCTGTGAAACTTGGTGCTTCAGCAGCCAAACCAGCTGTTGAAGCTGCCAAACCAGCTGCTTCAGCAGCCAAACCAGATGCTTCAGCAGCCAAACCAGCTGCTGAAGCAGCCAAACCAGATGTTTCAGCAACCAAACCAGCTGTTGAAGCTGCCAAACCGGCTAAACCAGCTCCTTCAGCAGCCAAACCAGCTGCTGGAGCTGCATCAGCCAAGCCAGCTGCTGAAGCTGCATCAGCCAAGCCAGCTGCTGAAGCTGCAGCAGCCAAACCAGCTGCAGCCAAGCCAGCCCCTGAAGCTGCAGCAGTGAAGACAGTCACAGACGTTGCAACAGCCAAGACATCCTCTGAAGCTGTGGCAGCCAAGCCAGTTGGCGAAATTACAACAGAAACAATATCTAAAGGTGCAACAATAAAACCAATTattggaacagtgagggaacaggttGTTGAAGCTTCACCCAAAAGAGTTACTGAACATGTAGCAGGAAAACCAGCTGTTGAAGCTGCAGTACCAGCCAAAGGAGCCGCATCATCAATTCTGCCGGCATATACCACTAAAGTGGAGCCAATTCAAGATTCATCACCAGAATCCAATGTTGAAGCCGTACAAGAAAGTGCTGTTGGAACTAAAGCGGCAGTAAGAGAATTAGCTGAAACGGCAGAAAAACCCATTGACACATTAGTAGAACTAAATACCAAAGATTCTGATATAAATATGGAAATTGCTAGTGCCCCTCTTGAGGTAGGAGCTGTTCCATCTACTGCAGCTTCTGGTGAATTGACATCGACAACAATCAGTGACGAAG GGGTTGGATTACTGGGAGTAGGAAATGTCACGGCAGTGATTGGAGCCGTAGTAGATGTTCTGTTCAAGGGAAACCTTCCTCCAATTCTCAATGCTCTTGAAGTACAGAATAGACAACCTCGCCTTGTCTTGGAAGTAGCTCAACATCTTG GAGGAAACACAGTGCGTACTATTGCTATGGATGGAACAGAAGGTCTTGTCCGTGGACAATCTGTCACCGATACAGGAGGACCAATTTCCATCCCAGTTGGCCCAGCAACCTTGGGCAGGATCATTAATGTCATTG GAGAACCAATTGATGAGCGAGGTCCTATGGGCACAACAGAACACGCTGCCATCCATGCTGATGCGCCCAAGTTCGAGGAAATGAGCGTAGAGCAGGAAATTTTggtgacaggaataaaggttgttGACATGTTGGCTCCATACTCAAAAGGTGGAAAGATAG tttatgacTTTCAGGATtgtttggtggtgctggtgtgggtaAGACTGTACTTATTATGGAACTTATCAATAACGTGGCCAAGGCTCATGGTGGCTACTCGGTGTTTGCTGGTGTTGGTGAAAGAACTCGAGAGGGCAATGATCTTTATCATGAAATGA